Proteins encoded in a region of the Deltaproteobacteria bacterium PRO3 genome:
- a CDS encoding YbaB/EbfC family nucleoid-associated protein, translating to MDMNKLMKQAQKMQREMAQKQEALAQRVFEASSGGGMVTAKINGKQELLELKIEPDVVDKSDIPMLQDLIVAAVNEAHRRAAEEMQKEMSSLMGGMGLPGMF from the coding sequence ATGGACATGAATAAGCTGATGAAGCAGGCCCAGAAGATGCAGCGCGAGATGGCGCAGAAGCAGGAGGCGCTGGCGCAGCGGGTCTTCGAGGCCAGCAGCGGCGGCGGCATGGTCACCGCCAAGATCAACGGCAAGCAGGAATTGCTCGAGCTCAAGATCGAGCCCGACGTGGTCGACAAGAGCGACATCCCCATGCTGCAAGACCTGATCGTCGCCGCCGTCAACGAGGCCCACCGCCGCGCGGCGGAGGAGATGCAAAAAGAGATGTCCTCGCTGATGGGCGGCATGGGCCTGCCGGGGATGTTTTAA